A part of Rattus norvegicus strain BN/NHsdMcwi chromosome 4, GRCr8, whole genome shotgun sequence genomic DNA contains:
- the Crbn gene encoding protein cereblon isoform X2, whose amino-acid sequence MEVEDQDSKEARKPNIINFDTSLPTSHTYLGADMEEFHGRTLHDDDSCQVIPVLPEVMMILIPGQTLPLQLSHPQEVSMVRNLIQKDRTFAVLAYSNVQEREAQFGTTAEIYAYREEQEFGIEVVKVKAIGRQRFKVLELRTQSDGIQQAKVQILPECVLPSTMSAVQLESLNKCQIFPSKPISWEDQYSCKWWQKYQKRKFHCANLTSWPRWLYSLYDAETLMDRIKKQLREWDENLKEDSLPANPIDFSYRVAACLPIDDVLRIQLLKIGSAIQRLRCELDIMNKCTSLCCKQCQETEITTKNEIFSLSLCGPMAAYVNPHGYVHETLTVYKASNLNLIGRPSTVHSWFPGYAWTIAQCKICASHIGWKFTATKKDMSPQKFWGLTRSALLPTIPETEDEISPDKVILCL is encoded by the exons ATGGAAGTTGAAGACCAGGACAGTAAAGAAGCCAGAAAACCAAATATCATAAACTTTGATACCAGTCTGCCAACCTCACATACA TACCTGGGAGCTGATATGGAAGAGTTTCACGGCAGGACTTTGCACGACGACGACAGCTGTCAGGTGATTCCAGTTCTTCCTGAGGTGATGATGATCTTGATTCCTGGGCAGACGTTACCACTGCAGCTTTCTCACCCGCAAGAAGTCAGTATGGTTCGGAATTTAATCCAGAAggacagaacctttgcagttctTGCATACAG TAATGTGCAAGAAAGGGAAGCACAGTTTGGAACTACAGCAGAGATCTATGCGTATCGAGAGGAGCAGGAGTTTGGAATTGAAGTAGTGAAAGTGAAAGCAATCGGACGGCAGAGGTTCAAGGTCCTTGAACTTCGAACACAGTCAGATGG AATCCAGCAAGCTAAAGTGCAAATTTTGCCAGAGTGTGTGTTGCCGTCAACCATGTCTGCAGTTCAGTTAGAATCACTCAATAAGTGCCAGATATTTCCTTCAAAACCTATCTCTTGGGAAGACCAGTATTCATGTAAATGGTGGCAGAAATACCAGAAG AGGAAGTTTCACTGTGCAAATCTGACATCATGGCCTCGCTGGCTGTATTCATTATATGATGCT GAAACATTAATGGATAGAATTAAGAAACAGCTACGTGAATGGGATGAAAATCTCAAAGAGGACTCTCTTCCTGCAAACCCAATAG ACTTTTCTTACAGAGTAGCTGCTTGTCTTCCTATTGATGATGTATTAAGAATTCAGCTCCTTAAAATTGGCAGTGCTATTCAACGGCTTCGCTGTGAGTTAGACATCATGAACAAA TGTACTTCCCTTTGCTGTAAACAATGTcaagaaacagaaataacaacaaagaatGAAATATTTAG cTTATCCTTATGTGGTCCAATGGCAGCATATGTGAATCCCCATGGATATGTACATGAGACACTGACTGTGTATAAAGCTTCCAACCTGAATCTGATAGGCCGGCCTTCTACAGTGCACAGCTGGTTTCCCGG GTATGCATGGACCATTGCCCAGTGTAAGATTTGTGCAAGCCACATTGGATGGAAatttacagccaccaaaaaaGACATGTCACCTCAAAAATTTTGGGGCTTAACTCGCTCTGCTCTGTTACCTACAATTCCAGAGACTGAAGATGAAATAAGTCCAGACAAAGTAATACTTTGCTTATAA
- the Crbn gene encoding protein cereblon isoform X1, protein MPSDRSAVSLSARLVGAARGRCDPGAWRQRCADPPPASRHRPFPGSFAGKQTWPAREITRTLRTTWETTCRFCLSLARRGETYRRITKCVPFSDVEGLQHSCRARAPQWTADSEDEDDEIEMEVEDQDSKEARKPNIINFDTSLPTSHTYLGADMEEFHGRTLHDDDSCQVIPVLPEVMMILIPGQTLPLQLSHPQEVSMVRNLIQKDRTFAVLAYSNVQEREAQFGTTAEIYAYREEQEFGIEVVKVKAIGRQRFKVLELRTQSDGIQQAKVQILPECVLPSTMSAVQLESLNKCQIFPSKPISWEDQYSCKWWQKYQKRKFHCANLTSWPRWLYSLYDAETLMDRIKKQLREWDENLKEDSLPANPIDFSYRVAACLPIDDVLRIQLLKIGSAIQRLRCELDIMNKCTSLCCKQCQETEITTKNEIFSLSLCGPMAAYVNPHGYVHETLTVYKASNLNLIGRPSTVHSWFPGYAWTIAQCKICASHIGWKFTATKKDMSPQKFWGLTRSALLPTIPETEDEISPDKVILCL, encoded by the exons ATGCCTTCAGATCGCTCGGCTGTGTCGCTCTCGGCTCGCCTCGTTGGAGCCGCCAGGGGGCGCTGTGACCCGGGAGCGTGGCGGCAGCGTTGCGCAGATCCTCCCCCTGCGTCGCGGCACcgccctttcccaggttcctttGCGGGTAAACAGACATGGCCGGCGAGGGAGATCACCAGGACGCTGCGCACAACATGGGAAACCACCTGCCGCTTCTGCCTG AGCCTTGCTCGTAGAGGAGAAACTTATCGACGGATTACTAAATGTGTACCATTCAGTGACGTGGAAGGTCTGCAACACAGTTGCAGAGCGAGGGCTCCGCAGTGGACTG CTGACagtgaagatgaagatgatgaaatTGAAATGGAAGTTGAAGACCAGGACAGTAAAGAAGCCAGAAAACCAAATATCATAAACTTTGATACCAGTCTGCCAACCTCACATACA TACCTGGGAGCTGATATGGAAGAGTTTCACGGCAGGACTTTGCACGACGACGACAGCTGTCAGGTGATTCCAGTTCTTCCTGAGGTGATGATGATCTTGATTCCTGGGCAGACGTTACCACTGCAGCTTTCTCACCCGCAAGAAGTCAGTATGGTTCGGAATTTAATCCAGAAggacagaacctttgcagttctTGCATACAG TAATGTGCAAGAAAGGGAAGCACAGTTTGGAACTACAGCAGAGATCTATGCGTATCGAGAGGAGCAGGAGTTTGGAATTGAAGTAGTGAAAGTGAAAGCAATCGGACGGCAGAGGTTCAAGGTCCTTGAACTTCGAACACAGTCAGATGG AATCCAGCAAGCTAAAGTGCAAATTTTGCCAGAGTGTGTGTTGCCGTCAACCATGTCTGCAGTTCAGTTAGAATCACTCAATAAGTGCCAGATATTTCCTTCAAAACCTATCTCTTGGGAAGACCAGTATTCATGTAAATGGTGGCAGAAATACCAGAAG AGGAAGTTTCACTGTGCAAATCTGACATCATGGCCTCGCTGGCTGTATTCATTATATGATGCT GAAACATTAATGGATAGAATTAAGAAACAGCTACGTGAATGGGATGAAAATCTCAAAGAGGACTCTCTTCCTGCAAACCCAATAG ACTTTTCTTACAGAGTAGCTGCTTGTCTTCCTATTGATGATGTATTAAGAATTCAGCTCCTTAAAATTGGCAGTGCTATTCAACGGCTTCGCTGTGAGTTAGACATCATGAACAAA TGTACTTCCCTTTGCTGTAAACAATGTcaagaaacagaaataacaacaaagaatGAAATATTTAG cTTATCCTTATGTGGTCCAATGGCAGCATATGTGAATCCCCATGGATATGTACATGAGACACTGACTGTGTATAAAGCTTCCAACCTGAATCTGATAGGCCGGCCTTCTACAGTGCACAGCTGGTTTCCCGG GTATGCATGGACCATTGCCCAGTGTAAGATTTGTGCAAGCCACATTGGATGGAAatttacagccaccaaaaaaGACATGTCACCTCAAAAATTTTGGGGCTTAACTCGCTCTGCTCTGTTACCTACAATTCCAGAGACTGAAGATGAAATAAGTCCAGACAAAGTAATACTTTGCTTATAA
- the Crbn gene encoding protein cereblon produces MAGEGDHQDAAHNMGNHLPLLPADSEDEDDEIEMEVEDQDSKEARKPNIINFDTSLPTSHTYLGADMEEFHGRTLHDDDSCQVIPVLPEVMMILIPGQTLPLQLSHPQEVSMVRNLIQKDRTFAVLAYSNVQEREAQFGTTAEIYAYREEQEFGIEVVKVKAIGRQRFKVLELRTQSDGIQQAKVQILPECVLPSTMSAVQLESLNKCQIFPSKPISWEDQYSCKWWQKYQKRKFHCANLTSWPRWLYSLYDAETLMDRIKKQLREWDENLKEDSLPANPIDFSYRVAACLPIDDVLRIQLLKIGSAIQRLRCELDIMNKCTSLCCKQCQETEITTKNEIFSLSLCGPMAAYVNPHGYVHETLTVYKASNLNLIGRPSTVHSWFPGYAWTIAQCKICASHIGWKFTATKKDMSPQKFWGLTRSALLPTIPETEDEISPDKVILCL; encoded by the exons ATGGCCGGCGAGGGAGATCACCAGGACGCTGCGCACAACATGGGAAACCACCTGCCGCTTCTGCCTG CTGACagtgaagatgaagatgatgaaatTGAAATGGAAGTTGAAGACCAGGACAGTAAAGAAGCCAGAAAACCAAATATCATAAACTTTGATACCAGTCTGCCAACCTCACATACA TACCTGGGAGCTGATATGGAAGAGTTTCACGGCAGGACTTTGCACGACGACGACAGCTGTCAGGTGATTCCAGTTCTTCCTGAGGTGATGATGATCTTGATTCCTGGGCAGACGTTACCACTGCAGCTTTCTCACCCGCAAGAAGTCAGTATGGTTCGGAATTTAATCCAGAAggacagaacctttgcagttctTGCATACAG TAATGTGCAAGAAAGGGAAGCACAGTTTGGAACTACAGCAGAGATCTATGCGTATCGAGAGGAGCAGGAGTTTGGAATTGAAGTAGTGAAAGTGAAAGCAATCGGACGGCAGAGGTTCAAGGTCCTTGAACTTCGAACACAGTCAGATGG AATCCAGCAAGCTAAAGTGCAAATTTTGCCAGAGTGTGTGTTGCCGTCAACCATGTCTGCAGTTCAGTTAGAATCACTCAATAAGTGCCAGATATTTCCTTCAAAACCTATCTCTTGGGAAGACCAGTATTCATGTAAATGGTGGCAGAAATACCAGAAG AGGAAGTTTCACTGTGCAAATCTGACATCATGGCCTCGCTGGCTGTATTCATTATATGATGCT GAAACATTAATGGATAGAATTAAGAAACAGCTACGTGAATGGGATGAAAATCTCAAAGAGGACTCTCTTCCTGCAAACCCAATAG ACTTTTCTTACAGAGTAGCTGCTTGTCTTCCTATTGATGATGTATTAAGAATTCAGCTCCTTAAAATTGGCAGTGCTATTCAACGGCTTCGCTGTGAGTTAGACATCATGAACAAA TGTACTTCCCTTTGCTGTAAACAATGTcaagaaacagaaataacaacaaagaatGAAATATTTAG cTTATCCTTATGTGGTCCAATGGCAGCATATGTGAATCCCCATGGATATGTACATGAGACACTGACTGTGTATAAAGCTTCCAACCTGAATCTGATAGGCCGGCCTTCTACAGTGCACAGCTGGTTTCCCGG GTATGCATGGACCATTGCCCAGTGTAAGATTTGTGCAAGCCACATTGGATGGAAatttacagccaccaaaaaaGACATGTCACCTCAAAAATTTTGGGGCTTAACTCGCTCTGCTCTGTTACCTACAATTCCAGAGACTGAAGATGAAATAAGTCCAGACAAAGTAATACTTTGCTTATAA